From one Catenuloplanes nepalensis genomic stretch:
- a CDS encoding helix-turn-helix domain-containing protein, protein MSTDLLTVGQVMARLQVSKHTVYQLIRTRRLRSVRIGRCRRIPASALTAYLHDLDREVTGHGR, encoded by the coding sequence ATGAGCACAGATCTGCTCACCGTCGGGCAGGTGATGGCCCGGCTGCAAGTCTCCAAACACACCGTCTACCAGCTCATCCGCACCCGCCGGTTGCGGTCGGTGCGCATCGGCCGGTGCCGTCGCATCCCCGCCTCCGCCCTGACCGCCTACCTGCACGACCTGGACCGGGAGGTGACCGGTCATGGCCGGTAA
- a CDS encoding replication initiator: protein MMSATPDHAEAGWLVRLAESADLQHRVGACQHPITVTGRVVLVERGTGRILDDPDTRSSVVLRCRSRRVSVCPPCAALYKLDAYHLIAAGLHGGKDTPAGVAGRPRLFITLTAPSFGPVHLGPDRHGQPRACHPRARRVSVRRGCGRWHPAGDPLIGTSLDPGGYDYTGQVLFNAHTGRLWARFVQQSRRALVTTAGLPRDVAASQVRMVFAKVAEFQARGVVHLHAVVRLDGPDGPASPPPLWATVTVLERALRIAVRRVMVGVPGGRRVAARSLRWGRQFDIRPIAVDGGLSEIVVARYVAKYATKAAEVAGIDLGPIFCRVCDGHGAHPVRDRGAGRLLCRRCSGTGRRPGVDLRELGDHARRLVETCWWLGGQPAFASLRLRRHAHTFGFRGHFATTSRAYSTTFTALRAERRHWTHGQRAAGLGLDPAAVLVVGDWRYTGRGAKAGAA from the coding sequence ATGATGTCAGCCACCCCCGACCACGCGGAGGCGGGCTGGCTTGTCCGGCTCGCCGAGTCCGCCGACCTGCAACACCGCGTCGGCGCCTGCCAGCACCCGATCACCGTGACCGGCCGGGTCGTGCTCGTCGAACGCGGCACCGGCCGGATCCTCGACGACCCGGACACCCGGAGCAGCGTGGTGCTGCGGTGTCGGAGCCGCCGCGTGTCGGTGTGTCCACCGTGCGCGGCGTTGTACAAGCTCGACGCCTACCACCTGATCGCCGCCGGTCTGCACGGTGGCAAGGACACCCCTGCCGGCGTCGCCGGACGGCCGAGGCTGTTCATAACCTTGACGGCGCCGTCGTTCGGGCCGGTCCACCTCGGCCCGGATCGGCACGGCCAACCGAGGGCCTGCCATCCCCGCGCCCGACGCGTCTCGGTCCGTCGTGGGTGTGGTCGCTGGCATCCGGCCGGTGACCCGCTGATCGGTACCTCGCTGGATCCCGGCGGTTACGACTACACCGGTCAGGTGTTGTTCAACGCCCACACCGGGCGGTTGTGGGCGCGGTTCGTCCAGCAGTCCCGGCGGGCGCTGGTCACCACCGCCGGTCTGCCCCGCGATGTCGCGGCGTCGCAGGTGCGGATGGTGTTCGCCAAGGTCGCTGAGTTCCAAGCCCGCGGCGTGGTCCACCTGCACGCCGTGGTCCGCCTGGACGGCCCCGACGGTCCCGCTTCACCGCCGCCGCTCTGGGCCACTGTCACGGTGTTGGAGCGTGCACTCCGGATCGCCGTCCGCCGGGTCATGGTCGGTGTTCCTGGTGGTCGTCGGGTCGCGGCGCGGTCGTTGCGGTGGGGCCGGCAGTTCGACATCCGGCCGATCGCCGTTGATGGTGGCTTGTCGGAGATCGTGGTGGCCCGCTATGTGGCCAAGTACGCCACCAAGGCCGCGGAGGTCGCGGGAATCGATCTCGGCCCGATCTTCTGCCGCGTCTGCGACGGCCACGGCGCCCATCCCGTTCGTGACCGGGGCGCCGGGCGCCTGCTGTGTCGTCGCTGCTCGGGAACCGGACGGCGACCCGGCGTCGACCTTCGGGAACTGGGCGATCATGCCCGACGGCTCGTCGAGACGTGCTGGTGGCTCGGCGGGCAACCCGCGTTCGCCAGTCTGCGGCTGCGCCGGCACGCGCACACGTTCGGGTTCCGGGGCCACTTCGCCACCACGTCGCGTGCCTACTCCACCACGTTCACGGCGCTGCGTGCCGAGCGTCGCCACTGGACCCACGGGCAGCGAGCGGCCGGGCTCGGCCTCGACCCGGCAGCCGTCCTGGTCGTCGGGGACTGGCGCTACACCGGCCGTGGCGCCAAGGCAGGTGCGGCATGA